A portion of the Acidisarcina polymorpha genome contains these proteins:
- a CDS encoding TonB-dependent receptor, translating into MSFRGQFAGWFGLVSLVIVTTSNVVSLTQAQTTQSITQPASPTPPAATVAGGTIHGSVKAGTIPLPGVGITATNTLTGKKFATTTDVAGAYLMTIPQNGRYVIRAELAAFATATKEALLNATSRDQQADFGLTLASRAAQQDQREQAATRQLGAGGAQTLSLLGAVADALQVGGGGNAGASLPSISGNSDFSGDSVAVTGQTGTTNLFAGMGDQIRQGFENEQQLQGLSQVPGQTASTGAGLFGGGPGGGFGGPGGGGGGRGGRGGGFGNFRNFKPNQPHGAIFWNGGDSALNAQPFAVRGQQTQNPGYSTNHYGITLAGEPFIPKLTKPSSKDFVFLTLSGQRTSSPFNEYATVPTALERTGNFSQLVGINGALVPIYNPTTGLQYPNNTIDTPLSPQASALLQYLPAPNLPGTTQNYRLLTTQGSNTDVLGVRYNHSFGASTGNAPSFLRQFINTGNGLNQSLNVNFNLSHAATDEVNIFPDLGGKEQTHSYSATVGYSIGKGKLTNNISFSWNYNDSELRNFFTNTQDVATQTGILGSGGSSALNPNPLNWGLPSLVFNQFNGLNQTQPNFRLTQSFGLSESSSWRRGKNNVRFGGDVHRVDLNLIGGTNSTGTFYFTGFATQQPGSQSGSQVALSGSSFADFLLGLPQESTIQSPQQKAYMRQDTWDLFVQDDWRALPNLTILAGLRYEYFSPYSEKDDRLATLDYNSAFTEVQRVLPNGIGPISGQRYPHSLIYPERNNFSPRLGLAWRPFRDTVVRAGYGINYTVAQYGNFIQDLAYQPPFANVQTNEVTSGAAISLANGFSGSQAAANYAVNKNYRLPYVQVWNLDIQRSLPLAIVLNVGYNGAKGTRLDVLSAPGIYNNAPASGVFFDFEDSVAFSNFNALAVRANKRLQNGISLQMTYTYSHSIDDASSVGAASPKPAQNWQNILAEESNSSFDIRHQAKGSFLYELPFGPDKHYLSNGNWASHAFGDWSISGSYTLATGSPLTPAISASIADVARGTAGSLRPDRVAGVSIRSGGGSLNQWFNTAAFAAPPGDNFGSASRYSIPGPGTTDVNMSLSKTFQFKDSKSLEVRGTASNAFNIVQYAGVNTQFDSTAFGQVTSAQSMRQITFLARYRF; encoded by the coding sequence ATGAGCTTCCGCGGACAATTCGCCGGCTGGTTTGGACTGGTGTCCCTTGTGATTGTCACAACAAGCAACGTTGTATCTCTGACGCAGGCGCAGACTACTCAATCGATTACCCAACCAGCATCTCCAACTCCGCCGGCTGCGACCGTCGCCGGTGGGACGATTCACGGATCGGTGAAGGCCGGCACGATCCCTTTACCTGGAGTGGGCATCACCGCAACCAACACCCTTACCGGCAAGAAATTCGCCACCACGACGGACGTCGCCGGCGCTTATTTGATGACCATCCCGCAAAATGGCCGGTACGTAATCCGGGCGGAGCTTGCGGCTTTTGCTACGGCGACCAAAGAAGCGCTGTTGAACGCCACCAGCAGGGACCAACAGGCAGACTTCGGCCTGACACTGGCCTCCCGCGCCGCCCAGCAAGATCAGCGCGAACAAGCTGCAACCCGCCAACTTGGCGCCGGAGGCGCTCAGACCCTATCTCTCCTCGGCGCGGTCGCGGATGCGCTGCAAGTGGGAGGCGGAGGCAATGCCGGCGCATCCTTACCGTCCATCTCGGGCAACTCCGACTTTTCAGGAGATTCAGTAGCCGTCACCGGTCAGACGGGGACGACCAATCTATTCGCCGGGATGGGTGACCAGATCCGGCAAGGATTCGAGAACGAGCAGCAGCTTCAGGGACTCTCCCAGGTTCCGGGACAAACGGCAAGCACGGGCGCTGGATTGTTTGGGGGCGGCCCAGGAGGCGGTTTCGGCGGACCCGGGGGCGGTGGCGGCGGTCGCGGTGGACGCGGCGGTGGCTTTGGCAACTTCCGCAACTTCAAGCCCAATCAACCGCATGGCGCCATATTCTGGAACGGCGGCGATTCGGCACTGAATGCCCAGCCCTTTGCCGTCCGCGGCCAACAGACCCAGAATCCTGGTTACAGCACCAACCACTACGGCATCACCCTGGCCGGCGAACCATTCATCCCCAAGCTCACCAAGCCGAGCAGCAAGGATTTTGTCTTCCTGACTCTTTCCGGTCAGCGGACGAGCTCGCCATTTAACGAATACGCGACCGTGCCGACGGCCTTGGAGCGGACAGGAAATTTTTCGCAACTCGTTGGCATCAATGGAGCATTGGTGCCGATCTACAATCCAACGACCGGCCTGCAATATCCGAACAACACCATCGATACTCCATTGAGCCCACAGGCGAGCGCGTTGCTGCAGTACTTGCCTGCGCCGAACCTCCCCGGGACTACCCAGAACTATCGCCTTTTGACCACCCAGGGGTCAAATACCGACGTGCTGGGCGTTCGCTATAACCATAGTTTTGGAGCGTCGACTGGCAATGCTCCCTCGTTCCTCAGACAGTTCATTAACACTGGCAACGGCCTGAACCAGAGCCTCAATGTAAATTTCAACCTGAGCCATGCGGCCACTGACGAGGTCAATATATTCCCCGATTTAGGTGGGAAAGAGCAGACGCACAGTTACTCTGCCACCGTGGGCTACTCGATCGGCAAAGGCAAGCTAACCAACAACATCAGCTTCAGTTGGAACTACAATGATTCAGAGTTAAGGAACTTCTTCACCAATACTCAAGACGTCGCCACCCAGACCGGCATCCTCGGCTCCGGCGGGAGCTCAGCGCTGAATCCGAACCCATTGAATTGGGGTCTGCCAAGCCTGGTCTTTAACCAGTTCAACGGCCTGAATCAAACCCAGCCCAACTTCCGCCTTACTCAAAGTTTTGGGCTTTCGGAGTCGAGTTCCTGGCGTCGGGGAAAAAATAATGTTCGTTTCGGCGGAGACGTTCATCGCGTCGACCTCAACCTGATCGGCGGAACGAACTCGACTGGCACCTTCTACTTCACCGGCTTTGCGACTCAACAGCCGGGCAGCCAATCGGGCAGCCAGGTGGCCCTATCCGGATCTTCGTTTGCAGACTTCCTGCTCGGCCTCCCGCAGGAATCGACGATCCAGTCGCCTCAGCAAAAGGCTTACATGCGTCAGGACACCTGGGACTTATTTGTTCAGGATGACTGGCGCGCTCTTCCCAACCTCACAATCCTCGCCGGTCTCCGCTATGAGTACTTTTCCCCGTATTCCGAGAAGGACGACCGGCTGGCGACCCTTGATTACAATTCGGCATTCACTGAGGTGCAGCGGGTGCTCCCGAATGGTATCGGGCCGATCTCCGGACAGCGATATCCGCATTCCCTGATTTATCCGGAGCGCAACAACTTCTCGCCGCGTCTGGGTCTCGCATGGAGACCGTTCAGAGACACCGTGGTTCGCGCTGGTTACGGCATCAACTACACCGTCGCCCAATATGGCAATTTCATCCAGGACCTTGCCTATCAGCCGCCGTTCGCGAACGTACAGACTAACGAAGTGACCTCCGGCGCGGCGATCTCCTTGGCCAATGGCTTCTCCGGCAGCCAAGCGGCAGCGAATTACGCAGTCAATAAGAACTATCGATTGCCTTACGTACAAGTCTGGAATCTGGATATCCAGCGCAGCTTGCCGCTGGCGATCGTGCTGAATGTCGGCTATAACGGCGCCAAAGGGACTCGCCTCGACGTCTTGAGTGCGCCCGGAATCTACAATAACGCGCCCGCAAGCGGCGTTTTCTTCGACTTCGAGGACTCTGTGGCGTTCTCAAACTTCAACGCTCTCGCAGTTCGCGCAAACAAGCGTCTCCAGAACGGCATCTCGCTGCAGATGACCTACACGTATTCCCATTCGATCGATGATGCCTCGTCCGTGGGTGCGGCCTCTCCGAAGCCCGCGCAGAACTGGCAAAATATCCTCGCCGAAGAGAGCAATTCCAGCTTTGACATCCGACACCAGGCCAAAGGAAGTTTCTTGTATGAACTCCCCTTCGGCCCAGACAAACACTATTTGAGCAATGGAAATTGGGCTTCTCATGCGTTTGGAGATTGGTCCATCTCCGGGAGCTACACACTGGCCACCGGATCCCCACTAACGCCGGCTATCTCAGCGTCGATCGCCGATGTCGCCCGCGGCACGGCCGGTTCGCTGCGTCCGGATCGTGTCGCCGGGGTGTCAATTCGATCTGGCGGGGGCAGCCTTAATCAGTGGTTCAACACCGCTGCCTTTGCGGCTCCGCCTGGCGACAACTTCGGCAGCGCCTCGCGATATTCAATCCCCGGGCCCGGCACAACCGACGTCAACATGTCGCTTTCGAAGACATTCCAGTTCAAGGACTCAAAGAGCCTGGAGGTCCGCGGCACCGCCAGCAACGCCTTTAACATCGTCCAATATGCCGGGGTGAATACGCAGTTCGACTCGACCGCCTTCGGTCAGGTCACCTCCGCTCAATCCATGCGCCAGATCACGTTTCTGGCCAGGTACAGGTTTTAG
- the egtB gene encoding ergothioneine biosynthesis protein EgtB — translation MTPKQISIQTTLSQQFCNVRQQSLELCAPLTAEDMMVQSCPEASPAKWHLAHTTWFFETFILREFLPGYQEYHPDFLWLLNSYYNSISDHPEKKLRASFSRPGLEAILDYRRHVEASMERLFESGMPAEAQERLVLGLHHEQQHAELLATDIKHAFWTNPLHPAYLDSRLPASGPAAAMQWVEYPGGVHEIGHTGDGFAFDNESPRHKQYFEPFQLASRPVTCAEFLDFMNCGGYERPELWLSEGWDTIQAQNWRAPLYWHRDQSGEWSVFTLHGEMPLSDLAGTPVCHVSYFEADAFANWAGKRLPTEGEWEIAASRLQVEGNLLESGRLHPSACEISSTIASGGKPNAATMNQMFGDVWEWTRSPYVGYPGYRPLSGALGEYNGKFMSNQMVLRGGSIVTPASHIRASYRNFFPASTRWQFSGFRLANR, via the coding sequence ATGACTCCCAAGCAAATTTCAATCCAAACAACCCTTTCCCAACAATTCTGTAATGTGCGGCAGCAGAGCCTCGAACTCTGTGCGCCGCTGACTGCGGAAGACATGATGGTGCAATCCTGTCCGGAAGCCAGTCCCGCAAAATGGCACCTGGCGCACACCACCTGGTTCTTCGAGACGTTTATCCTGCGGGAGTTTCTCCCGGGGTATCAGGAATACCACCCCGATTTCCTCTGGCTTCTTAACAGCTACTACAACTCGATCTCCGATCATCCCGAGAAGAAGCTTCGGGCTTCCTTCTCTCGTCCGGGACTGGAGGCGATTCTCGACTACCGGCGGCACGTTGAAGCATCGATGGAGCGCCTCTTCGAATCCGGAATGCCTGCGGAGGCGCAGGAGCGCCTGGTCCTTGGCTTACACCATGAGCAGCAACACGCGGAGTTGCTGGCAACCGACATCAAACACGCATTCTGGACAAACCCTCTCCACCCGGCTTACCTCGATTCCCGGTTGCCGGCAAGCGGTCCGGCGGCTGCGATGCAGTGGGTTGAATACCCAGGGGGAGTTCACGAGATTGGGCATACCGGGGACGGTTTCGCCTTCGACAATGAATCCCCCCGGCATAAGCAATACTTCGAGCCATTTCAACTAGCCTCTCGTCCGGTTACCTGCGCTGAGTTTCTCGATTTCATGAATTGCGGCGGATATGAGCGGCCCGAACTCTGGCTCTCCGAAGGATGGGACACGATCCAAGCGCAGAATTGGCGCGCGCCGCTCTATTGGCACCGCGATCAATCCGGAGAATGGAGTGTCTTTACGCTCCATGGCGAAATGCCGTTGAGCGACCTTGCCGGCACGCCCGTCTGTCATGTGAGTTACTTCGAGGCAGATGCCTTCGCCAACTGGGCGGGCAAGCGACTGCCGACCGAGGGTGAATGGGAGATCGCTGCCTCCCGGCTGCAAGTTGAGGGGAATCTGCTCGAGAGTGGAAGACTCCATCCCTCTGCTTGTGAAATTTCATCCACAATCGCGTCCGGGGGGAAGCCTAATGCCGCAACCATGAATCAGATGTTTGGGGATGTATGGGAGTGGACCCGCAGCCCCTATGTCGGCTACCCCGGCTATCGACCCTTATCAGGGGCGCTAGGCGAATATAACGGGAAATTCATGAGCAATCAGATGGTCTTGCGCGGAGGATCTATTGTGACGCCCGCGAGCCATATTCGCGCCAGCTACCGGAACTTCTTTCCCGCTTCGACGCGGTGGCAGTTCTCCGGTTTTCGGCTGGCTAATCGGTAA
- a CDS encoding mechanosensitive ion channel family protein produces MGTILTFFQSTSHTHTRELFFSVSALCVAIVIGLALHFLAFRILARIRKTQPKEQPRLLGALQRLNQPARYIVLLTGIFFVLPWLHVPLEWTKVVFKTLAVLWFASLGWLMVSSVYMLEDLLVARYDMSVSDNLRARRIRTQMQLLRRMAIIFLIVIDAGLILSVFRDSSIWHYGAGLLASAGLASLVLATAAKSSAENLLAGLQIALTEPIRLDDVVIVEGEWGKIEEITTTYVVVKIWDLRRLVVPLTYFIEKPFQNWTRQSSNLLGTAFLYVDYSVPVEALRQEFTRVLEASKQWDRAVNALQVTDVCQGTLQIRCLASSANASDLFDLRCIIREEMIGFIQKNYPDAFPRTRFAAVGESDPFSSRDRARDRDEPLLALPR; encoded by the coding sequence ATGGGAACCATACTTACTTTTTTCCAAAGTACTAGCCATACCCATACCCGCGAACTGTTTTTCAGCGTCAGCGCGCTTTGCGTCGCGATTGTGATCGGTCTTGCCTTGCACTTTCTGGCGTTCCGGATTCTTGCCCGCATCCGCAAGACTCAACCCAAGGAGCAGCCGCGTCTGCTTGGGGCGCTGCAGCGACTCAATCAGCCAGCCCGTTATATTGTGCTGCTGACCGGCATCTTCTTCGTACTTCCCTGGCTGCATGTTCCGTTGGAATGGACCAAGGTCGTATTCAAGACGCTCGCGGTGCTCTGGTTTGCCTCGCTGGGCTGGCTGATGGTCTCCTCGGTGTACATGCTTGAGGATTTGCTGGTCGCCCGCTATGACATGAGCGTGAGCGACAATCTTCGTGCTCGGCGCATTCGGACGCAGATGCAGTTGTTACGGCGAATGGCGATCATCTTTCTCATCGTCATCGACGCCGGCCTGATCCTCTCAGTGTTTCGTGACTCCTCGATCTGGCATTACGGCGCCGGACTGCTGGCTTCTGCTGGACTTGCCAGCCTGGTGCTCGCCACTGCGGCAAAATCCAGTGCGGAGAATCTTCTCGCCGGATTGCAGATTGCACTCACTGAGCCCATCCGCTTGGACGATGTTGTAATCGTTGAAGGCGAATGGGGGAAGATCGAAGAAATTACGACCACCTACGTGGTAGTCAAAATATGGGATCTGCGACGACTGGTCGTGCCTCTCACTTATTTCATCGAGAAGCCTTTTCAGAATTGGACGAGGCAGAGTTCAAACCTGCTGGGCACAGCCTTCCTCTACGTGGACTACTCCGTGCCGGTGGAGGCCTTGCGCCAGGAGTTTACCCGGGTGCTCGAAGCCTCGAAGCAATGGGACCGCGCGGTCAATGCTCTCCAGGTAACTGACGTTTGTCAGGGAACATTGCAGATTCGTTGTCTTGCGAGCTCGGCAAACGCGAGCGACCTCTTCGACCTCCGCTGCATCATCCGCGAAGAGATGATCGGGTTTATCCAGAAAAACTACCCCGACGCGTTTCCACGTACGCGCTTTGCTGCGGTTGGTGAGAGCGATCCGTTCTCATCACGAGACAGGGCGCGAGACCGTGATGAGCCGCTTCTCGCGCTCCCGCGTTAA
- a CDS encoding VIT1/CCC1 transporter family protein, giving the protein MHDTNRAIAGHDEKHFQSGELVRDVVIGMSDGLTVPFALAAGLSGAVSSTHLIVLAGMAEIAAGSIAMGLGGYLAAQGDAEHYASERTREEREIVERTRDEEEEIYEIFEEYGVERSESASVLEALKRNPTAWVDFMMRFELGLEEQEKGRARQSALTIALSYIAGGFVPLLPYILMGQASKALVVSVGVTLVALFTFGAVKGRLTGAGAWKSAFQTTLIGGVAAGAAFGLAKLLNKM; this is encoded by the coding sequence ATGCATGACACCAATCGGGCGATCGCCGGTCACGACGAAAAACACTTTCAATCGGGAGAGTTGGTCCGCGACGTGGTCATCGGGATGTCCGATGGGTTGACGGTGCCCTTCGCACTCGCGGCCGGGCTCTCGGGAGCAGTCAGCTCCACCCATCTGATCGTTCTTGCCGGCATGGCGGAGATCGCCGCTGGTTCGATCGCCATGGGGTTGGGCGGGTATCTCGCAGCTCAGGGCGATGCGGAACACTACGCGAGCGAGCGAACGCGCGAGGAACGCGAAATCGTCGAACGGACCCGCGACGAGGAAGAAGAGATTTACGAGATCTTTGAGGAATATGGAGTGGAGCGTTCGGAAAGCGCTTCCGTGCTTGAAGCCCTGAAGCGAAATCCGACGGCGTGGGTCGACTTCATGATGCGCTTTGAACTTGGCCTCGAAGAGCAGGAGAAAGGACGGGCCCGGCAAAGCGCGCTTACTATCGCTTTGTCCTACATCGCCGGCGGCTTTGTGCCGCTGCTGCCCTATATCTTGATGGGGCAGGCATCCAAAGCGCTGGTCGTCTCGGTGGGGGTCACCTTGGTCGCACTTTTCACCTTTGGCGCGGTCAAGGGCCGGCTCACGGGGGCTGGCGCATGGAAGAGCGCCTTTCAAACCACGCTTATCGGAGGGGTGGCCGCAGGCGCGGCCTTCGGATTAGCCAAGCTCCTCAACAAGATGTGA
- the egtD gene encoding L-histidine N(alpha)-methyltransferase: MHAFTPLPSLSEAAQSPIGAEVLRGLSGRPRSLSPWLFYDDEGSRLFEAITELPEYYVTRAEREILTSHADEIIAGAGSGDLTIYELGAGSGSKTGLLLEAAIRRQGSITYRALDVSKSALEEAKQRLEAAITGLTVEPIVSDYTDGLSNVAGQLNHRKSGERRMFLYIGSSIGNFELPHALQILRDVRAQLIPGDSLLLGADLVKDRQILLRAYDDAAGVTAAFNKNVLTRINRELGSNFNLQLFRHRAKWNEELSRIEMHLESLITQIVFIPALDLQVRLARAETIHTENSHKFTDQQVESLLHRAGFSVAKQWKDDLGWFGEYLAVAV; the protein is encoded by the coding sequence ATGCATGCATTCACCCCACTACCATCCCTGTCAGAGGCAGCCCAGAGCCCGATCGGCGCTGAAGTGCTTCGCGGTCTTTCGGGGCGCCCTCGTTCTTTGAGCCCCTGGCTTTTCTATGACGATGAGGGCTCCAGACTCTTTGAAGCCATCACCGAACTTCCGGAATATTACGTCACTCGCGCCGAACGCGAGATCCTCACATCCCACGCGGATGAGATCATCGCCGGCGCCGGTTCAGGGGACCTGACGATTTATGAACTAGGGGCCGGCAGCGGTTCAAAGACGGGCCTGTTGCTAGAAGCAGCTATCCGCCGCCAGGGAAGTATCACCTATCGCGCTCTGGATGTTTCGAAGTCTGCGTTAGAGGAAGCAAAGCAGCGTCTCGAAGCGGCGATTACTGGTCTAACCGTGGAGCCGATCGTTTCCGACTACACCGATGGCTTAAGCAATGTCGCCGGCCAGCTCAACCACCGCAAGTCCGGTGAACGGCGCATGTTCCTTTATATCGGGTCAAGCATCGGCAACTTTGAGCTGCCGCACGCATTGCAGATTCTTCGGGACGTGCGTGCTCAGCTCATTCCTGGCGACTCGCTGCTGCTCGGTGCGGACCTGGTCAAGGATCGCCAGATTTTATTGCGCGCCTATGATGATGCCGCAGGTGTGACGGCGGCATTCAACAAGAATGTCCTAACCCGCATCAACCGCGAATTAGGAAGTAATTTTAACCTGCAACTCTTCCGCCATCGAGCCAAATGGAATGAGGAACTATCGCGAATCGAGATGCATCTTGAGAGCTTAATCACCCAGATCGTCTTTATTCCTGCTCTCGACTTACAAGTACGTTTGGCCAGAGCTGAGACCATTCACACCGAAAACAGCCATAAATTCACCGATCAACAAGTCGAGTCGCTCCTCCATCGAGCTGGATTCTCGGTAGCCAAGCAGTGGAAGGACGACCTGGGCTGGTTTGGTGAATACCTAGCCGTAGCCGTTTAA
- a CDS encoding DUF5666 domain-containing protein: MAKCLLLLLAMLATITSPIYSQEGPPQGGPGGGMVGMLGGRGLHGTVTAISGTTITLKTDEGESYQVFTSANSHIMKERQPIKLNDIHTGDSLVAGGEVDAKAKTVGAVFVAVLTAEQAAQAKKMREDFGKTWTAGEVTSIKDTTITLKRLDGATQAVSVDENTSFKKRHDSITLADIQVGDRLGAQGAVKDGTFVATSVNVRGGEAGGEDRGQSNRQGPAGAPPPNP, from the coding sequence ATGGCCAAGTGCCTCCTTCTGCTGTTGGCGATGCTTGCGACCATTACCAGCCCGATCTATTCCCAGGAGGGTCCCCCACAGGGTGGTCCCGGAGGCGGAATGGTAGGGATGCTGGGCGGACGTGGTCTGCATGGAACGGTGACTGCTATCTCCGGCACAACTATCACCCTCAAGACAGACGAGGGGGAGAGCTATCAGGTCTTCACAAGTGCCAACAGCCACATCATGAAAGAGCGGCAGCCGATCAAGTTGAACGATATCCACACTGGAGATTCTCTGGTTGCGGGCGGTGAGGTCGACGCCAAGGCCAAGACGGTCGGCGCGGTCTTTGTGGCTGTCTTGACTGCCGAACAAGCTGCACAAGCAAAGAAAATGCGCGAGGATTTCGGCAAGACCTGGACGGCCGGCGAGGTGACCTCCATCAAAGACACGACTATCACGCTAAAGCGATTGGATGGAGCGACTCAGGCAGTTTCAGTTGATGAAAATACTTCCTTCAAAAAACGTCACGACAGCATCACACTAGCGGATATCCAGGTGGGAGATCGGCTCGGCGCTCAGGGAGCCGTTAAAGATGGAACATTCGTCGCTACGTCGGTGAATGTCAGAGGAGGAGAGGCCGGAGGCGAAGACCGCGGCCAAAGCAACCGGCAAGGGCCGGCTGGAGCTCCCCCACCGAATCCGTAA
- the glp gene encoding gephyrin-like molybdotransferase Glp, with amino-acid sequence MAANPIPSVLSFSAATTLVREHAASLRFAYPRKTEILGLAHALGRVLGRPVLADRDQPPFDRSTRDGYACHVSDLLTGNAIPVTGQIRAGDPIEIPRAALVAGHAVEIMTGAPVPLGADHVVMFEHVEHDPEADTIRMTPEQLQNHPPESGANIVPAGAEARRGDIILHAGTRLVPAHIAAAAACGASLVHVYAPPRVSILASGDELVDLDATPLAHQIRNSNSYSLAAQVTAAGGHPHRLPLVRDDPGSMQSAIRMAMDSDLLLLSGGVSMGKYDFAAESLLALGAEFFFTGALIQPGKPVIFGRLPQAGGMKYFFALPGNPVSTMVTFALFVHPLLCALAGDDNSVPRFVLATLGSTVKAKPGLTRFLPAILSGGIHPQVNPIEWQGSGDLANTAAANCFLVVPADRGALEAEDVVTVLLN; translated from the coding sequence GTGGCAGCAAATCCAATCCCCTCCGTCCTGAGTTTTTCCGCCGCCACGACGCTGGTCCGTGAGCACGCGGCGTCACTTCGCTTTGCTTACCCCCGCAAGACAGAAATTCTAGGCCTGGCACACGCGCTCGGCCGGGTTCTTGGGCGGCCGGTGCTGGCGGACCGCGATCAGCCGCCATTTGACCGCTCGACCAGAGACGGTTATGCCTGCCACGTCTCCGACCTGCTGACCGGCAATGCTATTCCGGTTACCGGGCAGATTCGAGCTGGCGATCCGATCGAAATACCGCGAGCAGCGCTTGTGGCAGGCCACGCCGTAGAAATTATGACCGGAGCACCGGTCCCCCTTGGCGCCGATCATGTCGTCATGTTTGAACATGTCGAGCACGACCCAGAGGCGGATACAATCCGTATGACGCCCGAGCAGCTGCAAAATCATCCGCCTGAATCGGGAGCAAACATCGTGCCCGCCGGCGCAGAGGCGCGCCGTGGAGACATTATTCTTCACGCGGGCACGCGACTGGTCCCGGCCCACATTGCTGCTGCTGCCGCTTGCGGAGCGTCCCTGGTTCATGTGTACGCACCCCCCAGAGTTTCGATCCTTGCGTCTGGCGATGAATTGGTTGACCTGGATGCGACTCCTCTGGCGCACCAGATCCGTAATTCGAACAGCTACTCCCTGGCGGCTCAGGTGACCGCCGCGGGAGGACATCCTCATCGGCTGCCACTGGTCCGCGATGATCCCGGAAGTATGCAGTCGGCCATTCGGATGGCGATGGATTCGGATTTGCTGCTACTCTCCGGCGGCGTCTCGATGGGCAAATATGACTTTGCCGCCGAATCGCTTCTAGCGCTCGGCGCAGAGTTTTTCTTCACTGGCGCCCTAATTCAGCCGGGTAAGCCAGTCATCTTTGGACGCCTCCCCCAGGCTGGCGGGATGAAGTATTTTTTTGCGCTTCCCGGCAATCCAGTCTCGACCATGGTCACCTTCGCACTCTTTGTGCATCCCTTGCTTTGCGCTTTGGCCGGAGATGACAACAGCGTGCCGAGATTCGTCCTGGCGACCCTGGGATCTACGGTGAAGGCGAAGCCGGGTCTCACTCGATTTCTCCCTGCGATCCTAAGTGGCGGCATTCATCCTCAGGTCAATCCGATCGAATGGCAAGGTTCCGGGGACCTTGCCAATACTGCGGCCGCGAATTGCTTCCTTGTTGTGCCGGCCGATCGGGGAGCCCTCGAAGCCGAGGATGTGGTGACTGTACTTCTGAATTAG